Proteins from one Malania oleifera isolate guangnan ecotype guangnan chromosome 4, ASM2987363v1, whole genome shotgun sequence genomic window:
- the LOC131152932 gene encoding uncharacterized protein LOC131152932 isoform X2, with translation MMGITVQCLVDLMVAGISLMFALGIFALVASVLCSAAFFLNTKDFS, from the coding sequence ATGATGGGTATCACTGTGCAGTGCTTGGTGGATTTAATGGTTGCGGGCATTTCTTTGATGTTCGCTTTGGGAATTTTTGCTCTCGTCGCCTCTGTTCTTTGCTCTGCCGCTTTCTTCCTCAACACCAAAGACTTCTCTTAG